In Pseudomonas alcaliphila JAB1, a single window of DNA contains:
- a CDS encoding histone-like nucleoid-structuring protein, MvaT/MvaU family, whose translation MSIIAEYKALEAQIAEQQARLEALKNDQKLQKEIEFENKLRALLADYNYSLRNVIALLDPSAGKTAVAPAKGVRRERAVKIYKNPNTGEVVETKGGNHKVLKAWKAEHGADVVDAWLQ comes from the coding sequence ATGTCGATCATCGCCGAATATAAAGCATTGGAAGCCCAGATCGCCGAGCAGCAAGCCCGCCTCGAAGCCCTCAAAAACGACCAAAAGCTTCAGAAAGAGATCGAGTTTGAAAACAAACTCCGCGCCTTGCTCGCCGACTACAACTACTCGCTGCGCAACGTAATCGCGCTGCTTGATCCGAGCGCTGGTAAGACAGCTGTAGCCCCGGCAAAAGGCGTACGCCGCGAGCGCGCTGTGAAGATCTACAAAAACCCGAACACAGGTGAAGTGGTCGAAACCAAAGGTGGCAACCACAAAGTTTTGAAAGCCTGGAAAGCTGAACACGGTGCCGATGTCGTGGATGCCTGGCTGCAATAA
- a CDS encoding IS66 family transposase, whose amino-acid sequence MISMPETLPDDPILLKQLLLSASVQMSEKDGQIERLREQNALLIQRLFGRKSEQSSDPDSPQLEIFNEAESLAEATPEAPVDAVEEDAGAPTKRRGKRTPLPAELPRLVVTHELPEHELTCACGCRKQVIGEETSEQLDIIPMQIRVIRHVRKTYACQGCETAPVTADKPAQLLEKSLASPSVLAMLLTSKYADGLPLYRFEKVLSRHGIDIPRQTLARWVIRCGEQLQPVLNLMRDTLLDSPVIHCDETRVQVLKEPERDPSSQSWMWVQTGGPPDKPVILFDYTTSRAQEVPLRLLDGYRGYLMTDDYAGYNAVAAQDGIERLACWAHARRKFIEAQKVQPKGKTGRADIALGLINKLYGIERELKDASDEQRHRGRQQHSQPLLEQLKTWLEKTQPQVTAQNALGKALSYLARNWSRLERYIEAGHLPIDNNAAERAIRPFVIGRKNWLFSDTPKGATASAQLYSLVETAKANGQEPYAWLRYVLERLPQANSVEDYNALLPWNCPPAMPL is encoded by the coding sequence ATGATTTCCATGCCCGAAACCCTTCCTGACGACCCGATTTTGCTCAAGCAGTTGCTGCTGTCGGCGAGCGTGCAGATGTCAGAAAAGGACGGTCAGATCGAGCGGTTGCGTGAACAAAATGCGCTGCTGATCCAGCGCCTATTTGGCCGTAAATCCGAGCAGAGCAGCGACCCGGACTCACCGCAGTTGGAGATCTTCAACGAAGCGGAAAGCCTGGCCGAAGCGACGCCTGAAGCACCGGTCGATGCGGTCGAGGAAGACGCCGGCGCACCGACCAAGCGCCGGGGCAAGCGCACGCCGCTGCCGGCCGAGTTGCCGCGGTTGGTGGTCACCCATGAGCTGCCAGAGCATGAACTGACCTGCGCCTGCGGTTGCCGCAAGCAGGTCATTGGCGAGGAAACCAGCGAGCAACTGGACATCATCCCGATGCAAATCCGGGTGATCCGGCACGTTCGCAAGACCTACGCCTGCCAGGGCTGCGAAACCGCCCCGGTGACCGCCGACAAGCCGGCCCAACTGCTCGAGAAAAGCCTGGCCAGCCCCAGCGTGCTGGCCATGCTGCTGACCAGCAAATATGCCGATGGCCTGCCGCTGTATCGCTTCGAGAAAGTGCTCAGCCGTCACGGTATCGACATCCCCCGGCAGACCCTGGCGCGTTGGGTGATCCGCTGCGGCGAGCAGTTGCAGCCTGTGCTCAACCTGATGCGCGACACGCTGCTGGACAGCCCCGTGATCCACTGCGACGAAACCCGCGTGCAGGTGCTCAAAGAGCCGGAGCGCGACCCGAGCAGCCAATCCTGGATGTGGGTGCAGACCGGCGGCCCACCAGACAAGCCGGTGATCCTCTTCGACTACACAACCAGCCGTGCGCAGGAGGTGCCACTGCGCCTGCTCGATGGTTATCGTGGCTACCTGATGACCGATGATTACGCCGGCTACAACGCCGTGGCCGCACAGGACGGTATCGAACGTCTGGCCTGCTGGGCGCATGCGCGCCGTAAATTTATCGAGGCGCAAAAGGTGCAACCCAAGGGTAAAACCGGGCGTGCCGACATCGCACTGGGGCTGATCAACAAGCTCTACGGCATCGAGCGCGAACTCAAGGATGCCAGCGATGAGCAGCGTCACCGGGGCCGCCAACAGCACAGCCAGCCACTCCTTGAGCAGCTCAAGACCTGGCTGGAGAAAACCCAGCCCCAGGTTACGGCGCAGAATGCCTTGGGCAAGGCACTGAGCTACCTGGCCCGCAACTGGAGCCGACTCGAACGCTACATCGAGGCTGGCCACCTGCCGATCGACAACAACGCCGCCGAGCGCGCGATCCGGCCCTTCGTCATCGGCCGCAAGAACTGGCTGTTCAGCGACACGCCCAAGGGCGCGACCGCCAGCGCCCAACTCTATAGCCTGGTGGAAACCGCCAAGGCCAACGGCCAGGAACCCTACGCCTGGCTGCGCTATGTCCTCGAACGCCTGCCGCAGGCCAATAGCGTCGAGGATTACAACGCGCTGTTGCCATGGAACTGCCCGCCCGCGATGCCACTGTAG
- a CDS encoding site-specific integrase — translation MTAHEQVFMSLPALTEIEQRLAVWTATVSGNRKALLDIPLQYTDKTTISRRFISEATGIPEEPLRIALRDHRHLLADLEQEMHREGIIVQGYNILDSEQSRLVLRWYEHLTDEEKLQVELRGDLVAHIGYLNQMEAFKKSPLRYPLYKIKRAEIAQDVMRRRELVDAIQQNEIAKRVEAWANKALASRQALLDVELGIKEPLAIAPSYLAKEVGAGIERIQTNEWLTRVIQGMQRENIILAGYSSLECEARRKLLRWYENLSDEQKLGVEVWNGKVRMQGYLDEVPELVPGHRLLPLYNETSGEIASDVIRRREDHQRTLDLIPKPLDPITESRLQQWSEEVVNSRSALLDVELGRGQAPNISISYLSEQIGIHLGKGLEHSALQSVIDAMVSEKIIVPGYGSTECNLRRIVLRWFERLDDREKARIRLLNGQVAHEGTLDQIDGVGLHHRNYKLLGITRTELAEEVLRLQKYYPPEDNSISSQVQKKLSQWTESVLGSREKLLEVELAQKKHLAVSATYLSNLIGVGVHAVYGLNEMPEILQAMTDEGIIVEGYNVLDCDKRRRLLRWYEGLDDQQKLIVETHGDQVKHLGYLDQIPELADINPSPLFNLTRAEIGKDVLRRRAEVAAPSARMRTEEIKRRVDEWRKDVLSSREKLLNVQLNASGPLAVSVPYLSEQLGVSKSVLNNYNDMPDVIEAMTRERIILPGYMSSECDKRRKLLRWYEGLSEQEKFSIPLFGNKVKKKGYLDQIPGVRELLTSSMHKLINLTLDEISEDLVRLGVGASDYKTVEERELEKAQTPKEGTVSYKKHFFALRAVSVGSVADLAQSADIPFTPVMHLFAAASMQSHSESGQSNYYDACKCFIQCLVDGGHNEGDSVLTLLGEHTLTRFRKYLQSLLQNAQISTAVANTHMSAARKMLERATEIKDLGLHSFYPALGFDVARETDLYSPYSPSERNRISEAIQAAIAHTHTLAQPYVCTGIGQDPYDEQGKVKVGIATLDTARWIFENKLGCVPINFANLDVNDKYHKYFRNVLNASSLSIYEVYESWGVLYDRSSKVLAPYIARLAQVTGLNADSIATLQLDDFVPVHPLSQRPCLRYWKERSTGEKEYDLDIFKAEISWLTTSQAKEIKKIIDDITLITSDFRGQADPKIKNDLFIYKSISRRSFGEIKSLSQQGTILNVALQGFSKRSNLLTDEGEPLSLSPSRFRPSFVSELVEKGVSVREIQIMLGHEYIETTLKYLDRLDLNRVAREKLDVALREIHSETITDKPVAVAPDINSGNDDNIIFKTPLGGCKNIFNPPDFIKKLRNYIPGKPCSLYNKCLACENNMITKSDLPVLFAMRRDYLHILHTNRVADTPYGYVVLENLNLLENILDPEISDFTKEELEEAERLSEYVDTNIAIEGVGQ, via the coding sequence ATGACAGCGCATGAGCAAGTATTCATGAGCCTCCCGGCTTTGACTGAAATCGAGCAGCGATTGGCTGTATGGACAGCAACAGTCAGTGGCAACCGTAAAGCCCTTTTGGATATCCCGCTTCAGTACACCGATAAAACCACGATTTCTCGCCGATTCATTTCAGAGGCCACTGGTATTCCAGAAGAGCCATTGCGTATCGCTCTGCGTGACCACAGGCATCTCCTGGCAGACCTCGAACAGGAGATGCACCGGGAAGGGATCATCGTCCAGGGCTACAACATTCTCGACAGCGAACAGAGCCGACTGGTGCTGCGCTGGTATGAGCACCTGACGGATGAGGAAAAGCTACAGGTCGAGCTTCGCGGAGACCTGGTTGCGCATATCGGCTACCTCAATCAGATGGAGGCATTCAAAAAGAGCCCGCTTCGCTATCCCTTATACAAGATCAAGCGCGCAGAGATTGCCCAGGATGTCATGCGGCGCCGTGAGCTCGTTGATGCGATTCAACAGAACGAGATTGCCAAGCGTGTCGAGGCGTGGGCGAACAAAGCCCTTGCTTCCAGGCAGGCGCTATTAGACGTGGAGTTGGGAATTAAAGAGCCGCTCGCCATTGCTCCGTCTTACCTTGCGAAAGAGGTGGGTGCAGGCATTGAGCGCATTCAAACTAATGAGTGGTTGACGAGAGTCATACAGGGCATGCAGCGGGAGAACATCATCCTTGCTGGGTACAGCTCTCTGGAGTGTGAGGCGCGCAGGAAGTTACTGCGCTGGTACGAAAACCTCAGCGATGAGCAGAAGCTTGGGGTTGAGGTTTGGAATGGCAAAGTTAGGATGCAAGGATACCTGGATGAGGTTCCTGAGTTGGTGCCCGGCCACAGGCTCTTACCTCTCTACAACGAAACGAGCGGGGAAATTGCAAGCGACGTGATACGTCGTCGTGAAGATCACCAGCGCACGCTGGATCTGATTCCTAAACCGCTAGATCCAATCACTGAAAGCCGACTCCAGCAGTGGTCAGAAGAAGTCGTTAACAGCCGTAGCGCATTGCTGGACGTTGAACTAGGACGTGGTCAGGCTCCAAATATCTCGATCTCCTACCTGTCTGAGCAGATCGGTATTCACCTCGGTAAGGGCCTTGAGCACTCGGCATTACAGAGCGTCATCGACGCTATGGTTAGCGAAAAAATCATTGTGCCGGGATATGGCTCCACAGAGTGCAACCTGAGAAGAATCGTATTGCGCTGGTTCGAGCGTCTGGATGACCGCGAAAAGGCGAGGATTCGCCTATTAAATGGACAAGTAGCCCATGAGGGCACGCTAGATCAGATTGATGGTGTCGGGCTCCACCATCGGAATTATAAGCTGCTGGGCATCACGCGAACTGAGCTTGCCGAAGAAGTTTTAAGGCTTCAGAAGTATTACCCACCTGAAGACAACTCGATCTCATCCCAGGTGCAGAAAAAGCTCTCCCAATGGACTGAATCCGTCCTCGGCAGCCGCGAGAAATTGCTCGAAGTCGAACTGGCTCAGAAAAAGCATCTGGCAGTTTCAGCTACCTACCTGAGTAACCTCATAGGAGTGGGTGTACACGCAGTTTACGGCCTCAATGAGATGCCCGAGATACTTCAGGCCATGACTGATGAAGGCATCATCGTGGAGGGATATAACGTCCTGGATTGCGATAAGCGCCGTAGGCTTCTGCGCTGGTATGAAGGTCTTGATGATCAGCAAAAGCTCATCGTTGAGACCCATGGAGATCAGGTTAAGCATCTTGGCTATCTCGACCAAATTCCAGAGCTTGCGGACATCAATCCTTCCCCCCTGTTCAACCTGACGCGCGCAGAGATCGGTAAGGACGTTTTAAGACGTCGTGCGGAGGTAGCAGCTCCTTCGGCCAGAATGAGAACCGAAGAGATTAAGCGTCGAGTGGATGAATGGCGCAAAGATGTCCTGAGCAGCCGTGAAAAACTACTGAACGTTCAGCTTAACGCCAGCGGCCCCCTTGCTGTGTCAGTGCCATACCTCTCCGAGCAACTTGGCGTAAGTAAGTCGGTGCTGAACAACTACAACGACATGCCCGACGTGATCGAAGCCATGACGCGCGAAAGGATCATCTTGCCGGGCTACATGTCATCTGAGTGCGATAAGCGCCGTAAGCTTCTCCGTTGGTACGAGGGGCTTTCTGAGCAGGAAAAATTCTCCATCCCTCTGTTTGGCAACAAAGTCAAAAAGAAAGGCTATCTGGATCAAATTCCTGGAGTCCGGGAGTTACTCACTAGCTCTATGCACAAACTGATCAACCTGACTCTCGATGAGATCAGTGAAGACCTGGTGCGGCTAGGTGTGGGAGCCAGCGATTACAAAACTGTTGAGGAGCGTGAGCTGGAGAAGGCTCAGACACCTAAAGAGGGAACGGTCAGCTACAAAAAACACTTCTTTGCGTTGCGCGCAGTATCAGTCGGATCAGTGGCTGATTTGGCACAGTCAGCAGATATTCCGTTCACTCCAGTGATGCATTTATTCGCCGCTGCCAGCATGCAGAGTCATAGTGAGTCCGGCCAGTCAAATTATTACGATGCCTGTAAGTGTTTTATCCAGTGCCTCGTTGATGGTGGGCACAACGAAGGTGACTCGGTGCTGACGTTGCTCGGTGAGCACACGCTGACTCGGTTCAGAAAATACCTACAAAGCCTGCTTCAGAATGCACAAATCTCCACGGCAGTGGCCAATACGCATATGAGCGCAGCTCGGAAGATGCTGGAGCGTGCGACGGAGATTAAAGACCTGGGGCTGCACAGCTTTTATCCTGCACTTGGCTTCGATGTAGCGCGTGAAACCGATCTTTACAGCCCATATTCACCTAGTGAGCGCAACCGAATTTCTGAGGCCATACAGGCCGCGATTGCCCATACCCATACTTTGGCCCAACCCTACGTCTGCACCGGGATTGGGCAGGATCCCTACGACGAGCAGGGAAAAGTCAAAGTCGGCATCGCGACGCTCGACACCGCGCGGTGGATTTTTGAGAACAAGTTGGGCTGTGTGCCCATCAACTTCGCCAATCTTGACGTGAATGACAAGTACCACAAGTACTTTAGGAATGTCCTTAACGCCTCCAGCTTATCGATTTATGAAGTCTACGAAAGTTGGGGGGTTCTTTATGACCGCTCTTCAAAAGTACTTGCGCCATACATCGCAAGGCTTGCACAGGTAACTGGCCTCAACGCTGACTCCATTGCGACGCTTCAGTTAGATGACTTTGTTCCTGTGCACCCACTCAGCCAGAGGCCCTGTTTGCGGTATTGGAAAGAAAGGTCGACAGGTGAAAAAGAATACGATCTAGATATTTTCAAAGCCGAGATTTCATGGCTGACTACTAGTCAGGCTAAAGAAATTAAGAAAATTATTGATGACATCACTCTTATAACTTCTGATTTTAGGGGGCAAGCTGATCCGAAGATTAAGAATGATCTTTTCATCTATAAGTCTATTTCACGTAGGTCTTTTGGCGAGATAAAGTCACTCTCGCAGCAAGGTACAATTTTGAATGTTGCCCTTCAGGGTTTTTCTAAAAGGAGCAATTTACTTACAGACGAGGGTGAGCCGCTATCCCTGTCGCCTTCTCGGTTCAGGCCTAGCTTCGTCAGTGAACTGGTCGAAAAAGGCGTCTCTGTTCGCGAAATTCAAATTATGCTTGGTCACGAGTATATTGAAACAACCCTCAAGTACTTGGATCGATTGGACTTAAATCGGGTTGCACGGGAGAAGCTGGATGTTGCGCTTAGAGAAATTCACTCTGAAACCATTACAGATAAACCAGTAGCCGTAGCTCCTGATATTAACAGCGGCAATGACGATAATATTATCTTCAAGACCCCACTTGGTGGGTGCAAGAATATTTTCAATCCGCCAGATTTCATAAAGAAACTGCGCAACTACATTCCTGGTAAACCTTGCTCGCTTTATAATAAGTGCTTGGCTTGCGAGAACAACATGATTACTAAATCGGACTTGCCCGTGTTGTTTGCCATGCGCAGGGATTACTTGCATATACTGCACACTAATCGGGTGGCGGATACACCCTACGGCTATGTGGTTCTTGAAAATTTAAATCTGCTTGAAAATATTTTGGATCCAGAGATTTCTGATTTTACGAAAGAAGAGCTTGAAGAAGCTGAGCGCCTGTCAGAATACGTTGATACTAATATTGCTATCGAAGGGGTTGGGCAATGA
- a CDS encoding tyrosine-type recombinase/integrase, which produces MSEKYINQLAQFRTWRTDFLPVLESAVEGLATTSGAAENALEAWGYYQSLMLMPVSKLSKFGDAVWDFNADDPHAARNVKGAKLKIDFTKYTNLNATAILEVKAALNFYLLAPAAVAGDTPRSKKTVKYNTAIANFESGLRFVDRMYACAIEEYKAAFISSTCFSISQLDDDIYKKAAETFEHKYSNGLSRFFNILRSPFLRDSIFGNPLSNKKLESLPWKLEDIEEDEDGDEETLADQEDETNHLPNDVFESISNYASLQVVDFLDALSLPVQDANSLKRRNVKGFRMGDQYGLTPRLMELYTVLRLGAKGYDYPAVMQLLGAVPDGVSIGDKLVSRDAIEKLAGGLIHNDFRKYLNLVNYSCCYLVAQYTGMRPSELSELMVDSCLIQEGKYWLLESRVIKHQQADRKLFDDKWIAIPIIRDAIEAARVIARYKQSPYLFSSVDTIAPESTCMALHSGGIKHQLQKLFSAVLTQQQYESLEFSPYTLRHTLAFQMYRIDLGLPFISHQLKHFGEIVGGYAGKGVSKVTLGYGGIGDIIAKGGRHVKNPLRREAEIEAVKDFYDPDGGYAGVNASAHKARNQQFFKGYMAAGYTKDQIIAAMADQGMAIVNVGLGFCYGNKTEDFDDVLPCAGGLRCNPNKCSNSVVGDVHAPKWREVYYQNKALLDDPMYADRRDQIEEIMKEAAGVLKYLGQEVED; this is translated from the coding sequence ATGAGTGAAAAATATATCAACCAGCTAGCCCAATTCCGCACCTGGCGTACTGACTTCCTGCCGGTTCTTGAATCGGCAGTAGAAGGCCTGGCAACCACAAGTGGGGCGGCAGAAAACGCTCTAGAGGCTTGGGGTTACTATCAATCCCTGATGTTAATGCCAGTATCTAAATTGTCGAAATTTGGTGACGCTGTATGGGATTTCAATGCGGACGATCCGCATGCGGCGAGGAACGTGAAGGGCGCAAAGCTAAAAATAGACTTTACCAAATACACAAATCTCAATGCCACGGCAATCTTAGAGGTCAAGGCTGCACTTAATTTTTACTTGCTGGCTCCAGCGGCAGTTGCGGGTGATACCCCACGAAGTAAAAAAACAGTCAAGTACAACACTGCCATTGCGAATTTTGAGAGTGGTCTAAGGTTTGTTGATCGTATGTACGCTTGTGCCATTGAAGAGTACAAGGCGGCTTTCATTTCATCGACTTGCTTTAGTATCTCTCAGCTCGATGATGATATCTATAAAAAAGCGGCAGAGACATTTGAACATAAATACAGCAATGGACTGTCTCGATTCTTTAATATTTTACGATCCCCTTTTTTGAGAGACTCTATATTTGGTAATCCTCTGAGCAATAAAAAGCTCGAATCCTTACCGTGGAAGCTGGAGGATATAGAGGAAGATGAAGATGGCGACGAAGAAACTCTGGCCGACCAAGAGGATGAGACAAATCATCTGCCCAATGACGTTTTCGAGTCAATTTCGAATTACGCATCCTTACAAGTGGTAGATTTTCTAGATGCGCTGAGCTTGCCAGTTCAAGACGCTAATTCTCTGAAGAGACGAAATGTTAAAGGCTTCAGAATGGGCGATCAGTATGGGCTTACCCCTAGACTGATGGAGCTATATACCGTCCTGCGTTTAGGCGCAAAGGGATATGACTATCCGGCAGTCATGCAGCTTCTCGGTGCTGTTCCTGATGGCGTAAGTATTGGCGATAAGCTTGTTTCAAGAGATGCCATCGAGAAGCTGGCAGGTGGTTTGATACATAATGATTTTAGAAAATACTTAAATCTGGTGAATTACAGCTGCTGTTACCTGGTTGCGCAGTATACCGGTATGCGCCCATCTGAGTTGAGTGAGCTCATGGTGGATAGCTGCTTGATTCAGGAGGGGAAGTATTGGCTGCTAGAGTCCAGAGTAATCAAGCATCAGCAAGCAGATCGAAAATTATTCGATGACAAGTGGATTGCCATTCCCATCATCAGGGATGCTATTGAAGCGGCCCGAGTGATTGCGCGTTACAAACAAAGCCCGTATCTGTTTTCTAGTGTGGATACGATAGCGCCAGAAAGTACTTGTATGGCATTGCACTCAGGCGGGATTAAACACCAGTTGCAGAAGCTGTTTTCTGCTGTGCTTACTCAGCAGCAGTATGAGAGTTTAGAGTTCAGTCCATACACTCTACGGCACACGCTTGCATTTCAAATGTATCGGATTGACCTTGGTCTACCCTTCATTTCCCATCAGCTCAAACATTTTGGGGAGATCGTGGGTGGATACGCAGGGAAGGGTGTAAGTAAGGTTACATTGGGTTACGGTGGCATTGGCGACATTATCGCGAAAGGTGGTCGTCACGTTAAAAACCCACTCCGTAGGGAGGCGGAAATTGAAGCCGTCAAGGATTTTTATGACCCTGACGGCGGCTATGCCGGAGTTAATGCGTCTGCGCATAAAGCCCGCAACCAGCAATTCTTTAAAGGTTATATGGCCGCTGGCTACACAAAAGATCAAATTATCGCCGCCATGGCAGATCAAGGTATGGCCATAGTTAACGTCGGGTTAGGCTTTTGCTATGGCAATAAAACCGAGGACTTTGATGATGTTCTGCCTTGCGCAGGGGGGCTTCGTTGCAATCCCAATAAGTGCTCAAACTCTGTTGTAGGCGATGTTCATGCCCCCAAGTGGCGTGAGGTTTATTACCAGAATAAAGCGCTTCTTGATGATCCAATGTATGCAGATCGTCGTGATCAAATTGAAGAGATAATGAAAGAAGCTGCTGGTGTCCTAAAATATCTGGGGCAGGAGGTCGAAGATTGA
- the tnpB gene encoding IS66 family insertion sequence element accessory protein TnpB (TnpB, as the term is used for proteins encoded by IS66 family insertion elements, is considered an accessory protein, since TnpC, encoded by a neighboring gene, is a DDE family transposase.), producing MMRPDAKVEKVYLYPKPVDFRKSIDGLAALVELDIKVAVFDPVLFVFLNRARNRVKILYWERNGFCLWLKRLEAERFKSHPQPGDDAIVLTAQELNWLLDGIDLWRNRPHQVLTPRFVA from the coding sequence ATGATGCGCCCCGACGCTAAAGTTGAAAAAGTCTACCTCTACCCCAAGCCGGTGGATTTCCGCAAATCCATTGACGGCCTGGCCGCTCTGGTCGAGCTGGATATCAAGGTGGCGGTCTTCGACCCCGTGCTGTTCGTCTTCCTCAATCGCGCGCGCAATCGCGTGAAGATTTTGTATTGGGAGCGCAACGGCTTCTGCCTGTGGCTCAAGCGCTTGGAGGCTGAGCGCTTCAAGTCGCATCCGCAGCCTGGCGACGATGCGATCGTGCTGACGGCCCAGGAGCTGAACTGGTTGCTGGACGGTATCGACCTGTGGCGCAACCGGCCGCATCAGGTGTTGACCCCGCGATTCGTGGCCTAA
- a CDS encoding SH3 domain-containing protein — protein MKKASDSSDIHNLIGSAVRALDPILPTASLGAEFAAAQLLTERASTQLAMAAIEPLSTKYSAAIAAASASIRDALKPTMAMQSALERIRPIMDMQAQLFPVSSIGADFRAQVAGLTQVGQIAKEITSVQSLLNTSVLADTKSIREMLSVVEPLRSASLVAAELAAIATANSFSTYPRMAELASMGSSLFKMGHLTQFADIEWDAPASSQLLSTIAAAAETLKEAPVSAPPLADLPDASNDGDGGLASTPQQLQGELADAASTGDLSKLSPAAKAYFKWFCWFLGLLATYLAAQNAVREELCFLQPKILPGMTAGQMGKTVRRAMCTAAFIPDGDFRFVRGENVRFRAEPSTKATILPIHLVDGQVLEVLDASNPDWLLVTVVAGGAEGWVSRKYTRVFTLN, from the coding sequence ATGAAAAAGGCTTCTGATAGCAGCGATATTCACAATCTGATTGGTTCGGCTGTCAGAGCCCTAGACCCTATCTTGCCTACCGCCAGTCTCGGTGCAGAATTTGCCGCTGCCCAGCTACTGACAGAGCGGGCCAGCACTCAGTTGGCCATGGCCGCTATAGAGCCTCTGAGCACCAAGTATTCAGCAGCGATTGCAGCAGCCAGCGCTTCTATCCGTGACGCCCTAAAGCCCACCATGGCCATGCAGTCAGCATTGGAGCGTATCCGCCCAATCATGGACATGCAGGCTCAGCTCTTTCCTGTCAGCTCAATTGGTGCTGACTTTCGCGCTCAGGTAGCGGGGCTCACTCAGGTTGGTCAGATTGCAAAAGAGATAACCTCAGTACAGTCCCTTCTCAATACCTCGGTACTAGCCGACACCAAGTCGATCCGTGAGATGTTGAGTGTGGTGGAGCCCTTGAGAAGCGCCTCGTTGGTGGCTGCTGAGCTAGCGGCAATTGCAACTGCAAATTCGTTCAGCACCTATCCGAGGATGGCTGAACTGGCCTCAATGGGTTCGTCTCTGTTCAAGATGGGACACCTAACTCAATTCGCAGATATTGAGTGGGACGCTCCTGCATCTAGCCAACTTCTTTCGACAATTGCAGCGGCGGCTGAAACGTTAAAAGAAGCACCTGTATCCGCTCCGCCCCTGGCCGACCTGCCTGATGCCAGCAATGACGGTGACGGCGGGCTTGCCTCCACGCCCCAGCAGCTTCAAGGGGAACTGGCTGACGCTGCCTCGACGGGAGACCTGTCAAAACTAAGCCCAGCGGCGAAGGCGTATTTCAAATGGTTCTGCTGGTTTCTAGGCCTGCTTGCCACCTACCTTGCAGCCCAAAACGCCGTTCGCGAAGAGCTTTGCTTTCTACAACCCAAGATATTGCCTGGCATGACAGCGGGACAGATGGGCAAGACAGTGCGCAGGGCAATGTGCACAGCCGCTTTCATTCCAGACGGTGACTTCCGCTTTGTTCGGGGTGAGAACGTTCGATTTAGAGCAGAGCCCAGCACCAAAGCCACAATACTTCCTATTCATCTGGTCGATGGGCAGGTGCTCGAAGTACTCGACGCCAGTAACCCAGACTGGCTGCTTGTCACTGTCGTTGCTGGGGGTGCAGAGGGTTGGGTTTCAAGAAAGTACACGCGGGTATTCACTCTGAATTAA
- a CDS encoding thymidylate synthase, with product MKAYQDLLSDVLNNGVQKGDRTGTGTLSVFGRQFRHNLEDGFPLLTTKKVHFKGIVNELLWFLKGDTNTKWLKENGVTIWDEWATEDGDLGPVYGKQWTAWPTKDGKTVNQIDYVVDTLKNNPNSRRILFHGWNVEYLPDEKVSPQENVKNGKMALPPCHLLYQFYVANNKLSAHLLIRSSDLFLGWPYNCASLATLTHMLAQQCDLGVGEIVITMSDAHIYLNHLEQVKLQLTRDPKPLPKLKIKRKPDSIYDYSFEDFELEGYEPHPAISAPVSI from the coding sequence ATGAAAGCTTATCAAGATTTACTGTCGGACGTTCTCAATAATGGCGTCCAGAAAGGCGACCGTACCGGCACCGGTACTCTGAGTGTGTTTGGTCGTCAGTTTCGTCATAACCTGGAAGATGGTTTTCCACTTCTCACCACAAAGAAAGTGCACTTTAAGGGCATCGTCAATGAACTGCTGTGGTTCTTGAAGGGTGATACCAATACCAAGTGGCTGAAAGAGAACGGCGTTACCATCTGGGATGAGTGGGCGACTGAGGATGGTGATTTGGGCCCCGTCTATGGCAAGCAGTGGACGGCCTGGCCGACGAAGGACGGCAAGACGGTCAACCAGATTGACTACGTCGTCGATACCCTCAAGAACAATCCCAACAGCCGTCGAATTCTGTTCCACGGTTGGAATGTTGAGTATCTGCCTGACGAGAAAGTCAGTCCTCAGGAGAACGTGAAGAATGGCAAGATGGCGCTTCCCCCGTGCCACCTCCTTTATCAGTTCTACGTTGCCAACAACAAGCTATCGGCTCACCTGCTGATTCGGTCGTCAGACCTGTTCTTGGGCTGGCCTTACAACTGCGCGTCTCTCGCGACCCTGACCCACATGCTTGCTCAGCAGTGCGATCTAGGCGTGGGTGAGATCGTCATCACCATGAGTGATGCGCACATCTACCTGAACCACCTTGAGCAGGTGAAGCTCCAGCTCACTCGTGATCCCAAGCCGCTGCCGAAGCTGAAGATCAAGCGTAAGCCTGACAGCATCTACGATTACTCGTTTGAGGACTTTGAGCTGGAAGGGTACGAGCCGCACCCGGCTATCTCAGCGCCGGTCTCAATCTGA